The Thioalkalivibrio thiocyanodenitrificans ARhD 1 genome window below encodes:
- the metG gene encoding methionine--tRNA ligase — MSPSPDHNAAGRQILVTSALPYANGPIHLGHLVEYIQTDIWVRFQRMRGHECIYVCADDAHGTPIMLKARAEGIEPEALIERIGHEHRADFADFRVAFDQYHSTHSPENRHFAELIYTRLRDKGHIARRTIRQAYDPEAGMFLPDRFIKGECPRCGAPDQYGDSCEACGATYTPTDLKNPVSALSGATPVEKESEHYFFQLADFAKFLRTWTASGSLQPEIRNKLNEWFQAGLSDWDISRDAPYWGFEIPDAPGKYFYVWLDAPIGYMASFKRYCESHGLDFDAWWSPDSRAELHHFIGKDIAYFHTLFWPAMLTGAGFRAPTAVHCHGFLTVNGQKMSKSRGTFIKARTYLDHLDPEYLRYYFAAKLGPGVDDIDLNLEDFIARVNSDLVGKVVNIASRCAGFIHKHFNGRLADSLPDPDLHDRFARSREEIAKLYEGREFGQAMREIMALADAANQYIDEHKPWVLAKQEGAGDRVQAVCSQGLNLFRVLMACLKPVLPRMAEKAEAFLNVPPLAWDHIAEPLTGHRINAFQPLMTRVDPAAVEQLQIASREDLATAGGEATESTQALEGGPIAGEIGIEDFARVDLRIARIIRAEHVEGADRLLRLTLDLGGETRRVFAGIRSAYDPAVLEGKLTVMVANLAPRKMKFGVSEGMVLAAGPGGKELFILSPDDGARPGMRVK, encoded by the coding sequence ATGAGCCCAAGCCCCGATCACAACGCAGCCGGGCGGCAGATCCTGGTGACCAGCGCCCTGCCCTACGCCAACGGTCCCATTCACCTGGGCCACCTGGTGGAGTACATCCAGACCGACATCTGGGTGCGTTTCCAGCGCATGCGCGGCCATGAATGCATCTATGTGTGCGCCGATGATGCCCACGGCACGCCCATCATGCTCAAGGCGCGCGCCGAGGGGATCGAGCCCGAGGCCCTCATCGAGCGCATCGGTCACGAGCACCGGGCCGACTTTGCCGATTTCCGCGTGGCCTTCGACCAGTACCACAGCACGCACTCGCCGGAGAACCGCCACTTCGCCGAACTGATCTATACCCGGCTGCGGGACAAGGGTCACATCGCCCGGCGCACCATCCGCCAGGCCTATGACCCCGAGGCGGGCATGTTCCTGCCCGACCGGTTCATCAAGGGCGAGTGTCCCAGGTGCGGCGCGCCGGACCAGTACGGAGATTCCTGCGAGGCCTGCGGCGCCACCTATACCCCCACGGACCTGAAGAATCCCGTCTCCGCCCTGTCGGGCGCCACGCCGGTGGAGAAGGAATCGGAACACTATTTCTTCCAGCTCGCCGACTTCGCGAAGTTTCTGCGCACCTGGACGGCCTCCGGCAGCCTGCAACCGGAGATCCGCAACAAGCTCAATGAGTGGTTCCAGGCGGGGCTGTCCGACTGGGACATCTCCCGGGACGCCCCCTACTGGGGCTTCGAGATCCCCGACGCCCCGGGCAAATACTTCTACGTATGGCTGGACGCGCCCATCGGCTACATGGCGAGCTTCAAGCGCTATTGCGAGTCGCACGGCCTGGATTTCGACGCCTGGTGGTCGCCGGACAGCCGCGCCGAACTGCATCACTTCATCGGCAAGGATATCGCCTATTTCCACACTCTGTTCTGGCCCGCCATGCTCACGGGCGCGGGCTTTCGCGCCCCCACGGCGGTGCATTGCCACGGTTTTCTCACCGTCAACGGCCAGAAGATGTCCAAGTCCCGGGGCACCTTCATCAAGGCGCGTACCTACCTGGACCACCTGGATCCGGAATACCTGCGCTACTACTTCGCCGCCAAGCTCGGCCCCGGCGTGGACGACATCGACCTCAACCTCGAGGACTTCATCGCCCGCGTGAACAGCGACCTGGTGGGCAAGGTGGTCAACATCGCCTCGCGCTGCGCGGGGTTCATCCACAAGCATTTCAACGGGCGCCTGGCGGACAGCCTGCCCGATCCGGACCTCCATGACCGGTTCGCCCGCAGCCGCGAGGAGATCGCGAAACTCTACGAGGGCCGGGAGTTCGGCCAGGCCATGCGCGAGATCATGGCGCTCGCCGACGCGGCCAACCAGTACATCGACGAACACAAGCCCTGGGTGCTGGCCAAACAGGAAGGGGCCGGCGACCGGGTGCAGGCGGTATGCAGCCAGGGGCTCAATCTCTTCCGGGTGCTGATGGCCTGTCTCAAGCCCGTGCTGCCGCGCATGGCGGAGAAGGCCGAAGCCTTCCTCAACGTGCCGCCGCTTGCCTGGGATCACATCGCGGAACCCCTCACCGGACATCGGATCAACGCCTTCCAGCCGCTGATGACCCGCGTGGATCCCGCGGCAGTGGAGCAACTGCAGATCGCCTCCCGGGAGGATCTGGCCACGGCCGGCGGGGAAGCCACGGAATCGACACAGGCACTGGAAGGCGGCCCCATCGCCGGTGAGATCGGCATCGAGGATTTCGCCCGGGTCGATCTGCGCATCGCCCGTATCATTCGCGCCGAGCACGTGGAAGGCGCCGACAGGCTGCTGCGCCTGACCCTGGATCTCGGCGGCGAGACCCGCCGGGTGTTCGCCGGCATCCGGTCCGCCTACGACCCGGCGGTGCTCGAGGGCAAGCTCACGGTGATGGTCGCCAATCT
- the apbC gene encoding iron-sulfur cluster carrier protein ApbC, with protein sequence MSEVSRLQVETALKEIQDPYVEKDLVSAGEVGDIRIDGDRVEVDVKLGYPAVGTHEALAEQVRAKVGAIQGVSGVEVKVETRITAHAVQKNLKPMEGIKNIIAVASGKGGVGKSTTAVNLALALAAEGASVGILDADIYGPSLPRMLGIQGRPESQDGQHMEPLENHGLQAMSIGFLIEEDTPMIWRGPMVTQALEQLLRETRWSGLDYLVVDLPPGTGDVQLTLAQKIPVSGAVIVTTPQDIALLDARKGLKMFEKVEVPVLGIVENMSIHICSKCGHEEHIFGEGGGERMAKDFGVEMLGALPLDIHIREQADGGTPTVIADPDGRVAEIYREIARRAAARLAVQSRDYSAKFPSIVIQNT encoded by the coding sequence ATGTCAGAGGTATCCCGGCTACAGGTTGAGACCGCACTCAAGGAGATCCAGGACCCGTATGTGGAGAAGGACCTTGTCAGCGCGGGCGAGGTGGGGGATATCCGCATCGACGGAGACCGTGTCGAGGTGGACGTGAAGTTGGGCTACCCGGCCGTCGGCACCCACGAGGCCCTGGCGGAACAGGTGCGCGCGAAGGTGGGCGCCATCCAGGGTGTCTCGGGCGTCGAGGTCAAGGTGGAGACCCGCATCACCGCCCATGCCGTGCAAAAGAACCTCAAGCCCATGGAGGGCATCAAGAACATCATCGCCGTGGCCTCCGGCAAGGGCGGAGTGGGCAAGTCCACCACCGCTGTGAACCTGGCCCTGGCGCTGGCCGCCGAGGGCGCCAGCGTGGGCATCCTGGACGCCGATATCTACGGCCCCAGTCTGCCCCGCATGCTGGGTATCCAGGGCCGCCCCGAGTCCCAGGACGGGCAGCACATGGAGCCCCTGGAGAACCACGGCCTGCAGGCCATGTCCATCGGCTTCCTCATCGAGGAGGACACCCCGATGATCTGGCGCGGTCCCATGGTCACCCAGGCCCTGGAGCAGCTGCTGCGCGAGACCCGTTGGTCGGGGCTCGACTACCTGGTGGTGGATCTCCCCCCGGGCACCGGCGACGTGCAGCTGACCCTGGCCCAGAAGATCCCGGTGAGCGGCGCGGTGATTGTCACCACCCCCCAGGACATCGCCCTGCTGGATGCCCGCAAGGGTCTGAAGATGTTCGAGAAGGTGGAGGTGCCGGTGCTGGGCATCGTGGAGAACATGAGCATCCATATCTGCTCCAAGTGCGGTCACGAGGAGCACATCTTCGGCGAGGGCGGCGGGGAGCGCATGGCCAAAGACTTCGGCGTGGAGATGCTGGGCGCTCTGCCGCTGGACATCCACATCCGCGAGCAGGCCGACGGCGGCACGCCCACGGTGATTGCCGACCCGGATGGTCGCGTGGCGGAGATCTACCGGGAGATCGCCCGACGGGCGGCGGCGCGGCTGGCCGTGCAGTCCCGCGACTACAGCGCCAAGTTCCCGAGCATCGTGATTCAGAACACTTAA
- the dcd gene encoding dCTP deaminase has product MSIKSDRWIRRMAEQHGMIEPFEPGQVRHVNGERIVSYGTSSYGYDVRCADEFKIFTNINSSIVDPKGFDERSFVDVKSDVCIIPPNSFALARTVEYFRIPRSVLTICLGKSTYARCGIIVNVTPLEPEWEGHVTLEFSNTTPLPAKIYANEGVAQMLFLESDEICETSYKDRGGKYQGQRGVTLPKT; this is encoded by the coding sequence ATGTCAATCAAATCGGATCGGTGGATCCGCCGCATGGCGGAGCAGCATGGAATGATCGAGCCCTTCGAGCCGGGGCAGGTGCGTCATGTGAACGGGGAGCGCATCGTGTCTTACGGCACGTCCAGCTACGGCTATGACGTGCGATGTGCCGACGAATTCAAGATATTCACCAACATCAATTCCAGCATCGTCGATCCCAAGGGATTCGATGAACGCAGTTTCGTGGATGTGAAATCCGACGTCTGCATCATTCCGCCCAATTCCTTCGCACTGGCCCGCACCGTGGAGTACTTCCGCATCCCGCGGTCTGTGCTGACCATCTGTCTGGGCAAGAGCACCTACGCCCGCTGCGGCATCATCGTCAACGTGACCCCGCTGGAACCCGAGTGGGAGGGCCACGTGACGCTGGAGTTCTCCAATACGACACCGCTGCCCGCCAAGATCTACGCCAACGAGGGCGTGGCGCAGATGCTGTTCCTGGAATCCGACGAGATCTGCGAGACCTCCTACAAGGACCGGGGCGGCAAATACCAGGGCCAGCGCGGAGTCACCCTGCCCAAGACGTGA
- the fabA gene encoding 3-hydroxyacyl-[acyl-carrier-protein] dehydratase FabA produces the protein MRVETFDREQLLKCGYGEMFGPGNAQLPVPNMLMMDRVTRICDEGGAFGKGEMKAELDINPNLWFFDCHFPGDPVMPGCLGLDAMWQLVGFYLAWLGNPGRGRALGVGEVKFTGQVLPTAKKVTYQVDVKRVITRKLVLGIADGSVSVDGREIYTARDLRVGLFTSTENF, from the coding sequence ATGCGCGTGGAAACTTTTGATCGTGAACAGCTTCTGAAATGCGGTTATGGCGAGATGTTCGGGCCGGGCAACGCTCAGCTGCCCGTACCCAACATGCTCATGATGGACCGCGTCACGCGCATCTGCGATGAGGGCGGTGCCTTCGGAAAGGGCGAGATGAAGGCCGAGCTGGATATCAACCCGAACCTGTGGTTCTTCGACTGTCACTTCCCCGGAGACCCGGTGATGCCCGGATGCCTGGGCCTGGACGCCATGTGGCAGTTGGTGGGTTTCTATCTTGCCTGGCTGGGCAATCCGGGGCGCGGACGCGCCCTTGGCGTGGGCGAGGTGAAGTTCACCGGCCAGGTACTGCCCACGGCGAAAAAGGTCACCTACCAGGTGGACGTCAAGCGCGTGATCACCCGCAAGCTGGTGCTGGGTATTGCCGACGGCTCGGTGAGCGTGGACGGGCGTGAGATCTACACCGCCAGGGACCTGCGCGTGGGGCTGTTCACCTCCACGGAGAATTTCTGA
- a CDS encoding rhodanese-like domain-containing protein, protein MKDDHTPIGLSPQEAFDLLQHNPRAILVDVRSTMEFLFVGHPVGAIHVSWIDEPDWTVNPHFVTEVRKLLLGGAVCEEEGECAPVVLICRSGKRSREAGRALMQSGLIKVYNVTEGFEGELDEGHHRSTIGGWRFRGLPWEQC, encoded by the coding sequence ATGAAAGACGACCACACGCCCATCGGACTGAGCCCGCAGGAGGCCTTCGACCTCCTGCAACACAACCCCCGCGCGATACTGGTGGATGTGCGCTCCACCATGGAGTTCCTGTTCGTGGGTCATCCCGTGGGCGCCATACACGTATCCTGGATCGACGAGCCGGACTGGACAGTGAACCCGCACTTCGTCACGGAAGTGCGCAAACTGCTGCTCGGTGGCGCGGTCTGCGAAGAGGAGGGGGAATGTGCCCCGGTGGTGCTCATCTGCCGAAGCGGCAAACGCTCACGGGAAGCCGGCCGTGCCCTGATGCAATCGGGGCTGATCAAGGTCTACAACGTGACCGAAGGCTTCGAGGGCGAACTGGACGAGGGTCACCACCGCTCCACCATCGGCGGCTGGCGCTTCCGGGGCCTGCCGTGGGAACAGTGCTGA
- a CDS encoding OmpW/AlkL family protein: MNIWQKTIVAGCMVLTAAPALALDRGDMLVRFGPTWVMPNDSSGEVTPPGVEGVSVDNGSALGVSFTYMATPNVGIEVLAATPFKHDIKSSGDLAGVVPGKIGDTYHLPPTVSLQYHFTDLGAMRPYLGAGINYTNFFKSRTRGGLRDAGYDGLSLSDSWGWSLQAGVDVDVNERWFVGASLYYMSIDTTAKVRGEGGPFGDELRVNVDIDPWVLMVGAGLRF, encoded by the coding sequence ATGAATATCTGGCAAAAGACGATCGTTGCGGGGTGCATGGTCCTGACCGCTGCTCCGGCACTGGCCCTTGACCGGGGCGATATGCTGGTCCGATTCGGGCCCACGTGGGTCATGCCCAACGACAGCAGCGGCGAAGTGACGCCGCCCGGCGTCGAAGGGGTGTCGGTGGATAACGGCTCGGCGCTGGGTGTGAGCTTCACCTACATGGCCACCCCCAACGTGGGTATCGAGGTCCTGGCCGCCACCCCGTTCAAGCACGACATCAAGAGCAGCGGCGATCTGGCTGGCGTAGTCCCCGGCAAGATCGGCGATACCTACCACCTGCCGCCCACGGTCTCGTTGCAGTATCACTTCACAGACCTGGGCGCCATGCGTCCCTATCTGGGCGCGGGCATCAACTACACCAACTTCTTCAAGAGCAGGACCCGGGGAGGGCTGCGCGATGCCGGCTACGACGGCCTGAGTCTGAGTGATTCATGGGGCTGGTCGCTGCAGGCGGGCGTGGACGTGGATGTCAACGAGCGCTGGTTCGTGGGCGCGAGCCTGTACTACATGTCCATCGACACCACCGCCAAGGTGCGCGGCGAGGGCGGCCCCTTCGGCGACGAACTCCGGGTGAACGTGGATATCGACCCGTGGGTACTCATGGTGGGCGCCGGGCTGCGTTTCTGA